From Shewanella yunxiaonensis, the proteins below share one genomic window:
- the lptM gene encoding LPS translocon maturation chaperone LptM, with protein MRLLIACTLAGLLLTGCGQKGPLYKSPVKETNQAQPTPPVTPPQSK; from the coding sequence ATGAGATTGCTTATTGCTTGTACCTTAGCCGGCCTGTTGCTGACAGGCTGCGGTCAGAAAGGACCGCTATATAAAAGCCCGGTCAAAGAAACGAACCAGGCACAACCAACTCCGCCAGTAACCCCGCCACAGTCAAAGTGA
- a CDS encoding DUF484 family protein, whose translation MTETVATETEVTERMDAPFDEQIIREYLLDNPDFFTRFPELLLAMVLPHGEKGTISLVEKRQEILRHRVNQLEEEITTLMSMATRNERIYRFNTQLCRKLLDCEDIGELRQVLTAELKSEFHFSHVRLITVHDIDSELSTIWHKRLKKGYYFGRLTRQESHRLFGTEVGSVSLARLSEDNGQVIFAIASEDVTHFHPEMDSMLLEQVRQLLDHLLPKL comes from the coding sequence ATGACCGAAACAGTGGCAACTGAAACCGAAGTGACCGAGCGTATGGATGCGCCGTTTGATGAACAGATTATCCGCGAGTATTTACTGGATAATCCTGATTTCTTCACCCGTTTTCCGGAGCTGCTGCTGGCTATGGTGCTGCCTCATGGCGAAAAAGGCACGATTTCGCTGGTAGAAAAACGTCAGGAGATCCTGCGTCATCGGGTCAATCAGCTGGAAGAAGAGATTACCACGCTGATGTCGATGGCCACGCGCAATGAGCGGATCTATCGGTTTAATACCCAACTGTGTCGTAAATTGCTGGACTGTGAAGATATCGGTGAGTTGCGCCAAGTGCTGACGGCTGAACTGAAAAGTGAGTTTCATTTCAGTCATGTGCGGCTGATCACCGTACATGATATCGATTCTGAGCTTTCCACCATTTGGCATAAACGACTGAAAAAAGGTTACTATTTTGGTCGTCTTACACGTCAGGAATCTCATCGTTTGTTTGGTACGGAAGTTGGCTCCGTTTCGCTTGCACGGTTGTCAGAAGATAACGGTCAGGTAATTTTTGCGATTGCCAGCGAAGACGTGACCCATTTTCACCCAGAGATGGACAGCATGCTGTTGGAGCAGGTCAGGCAGTTACTGGATCATTTGCTACCTAAGCTGTAA
- a CDS encoding class I adenylate cyclase, translating into MIRMIDFTQQKAEIAERLNRVRLARAKALFSPLQRHLFTLIPYLVHHHHQSLPGYNGESTPCGVKNFAPGPHHFEALDIFKLEVVDAEPPEAPCLDGVYAMGSTASFGQHPKSDVDIWLVYGEELDNVGIGRLQQKSRMLTNWFAGYGFEVNFYLVHQTQFSRDYQSRIHNEWEILGHEHSGSAQHWLLLEEFYRSHIRLAGKPVAWWPGAQAEAGYLFFGDVHKLPANEYFGASLWQLYKGLDKPHKALLKVLLLEAYASDYPRSQLITDAIWQKALAGDFSIDNDPYLLLYDVIDVYLTRVGDTRRLEIARRCLYLKCGIRLTDQQQPQDWRYQQLRKMVLDWEWPYSLVATLDNCDHWHSGELQWFNAQLNELMLVSYQTLLRFASTHSLSEHFKIEDLGLLTRKLHTYFSENEQQILRLNPLWSQSLAEKHLTIVRSSQSQKPSYLYRLPPEPRQFFGEVAINKAVDTASLIAWACLNGICDKHTRWHEYGRSNSRGRRLRRVALRLLPHLENRHWRVSKMDLCQPWHYRKVLLLLNLDYDPTVDWPGQGLMLDILGSNLLSVGQQQVCLLGSIHLISFNSWGEWHCHSFQGEQALLQLISYVAPGLKRGGEKVELDVVSASKKVQPQLEHGIRRLLKQIYRLIRDARDSRTLVQPLQLREKRYGLFFDARGVSYRDLSDVKSLYRQMARGELQQPPQHELSSKRQITVPQVIRDFAVKGILQYFLQQRDGVLDVFVMDERNQLSYYLQAGADVSELVAQLTRHYAFGDIQNLRDRFNFPQFFMLVTEENKTSAIPFGFASGTGQSEF; encoded by the coding sequence ATGATCCGGATGATCGACTTTACCCAACAAAAAGCCGAGATAGCCGAACGTCTAAACCGAGTCAGATTGGCACGAGCAAAAGCTTTATTTTCGCCGTTGCAGCGACATCTGTTTACACTGATCCCATATCTGGTTCATCACCATCATCAATCCTTGCCGGGTTATAACGGCGAGTCGACTCCTTGCGGCGTGAAAAATTTCGCGCCGGGGCCTCATCATTTTGAAGCGCTGGACATCTTCAAGCTAGAAGTGGTTGATGCGGAACCGCCTGAAGCCCCCTGCCTCGATGGTGTGTATGCCATGGGCAGTACGGCAAGCTTCGGTCAGCATCCTAAAAGCGATGTTGATATCTGGTTAGTCTACGGCGAAGAACTGGATAATGTGGGCATCGGGCGTCTACAACAAAAAAGCCGGATGCTGACCAACTGGTTTGCTGGCTATGGGTTTGAAGTCAATTTTTATCTGGTTCACCAAACACAGTTCAGCCGCGATTATCAAAGCCGTATTCACAATGAATGGGAAATCTTAGGGCATGAACATAGTGGCAGCGCGCAACACTGGTTGCTGTTGGAAGAGTTTTATCGCAGTCATATAAGATTAGCGGGCAAACCGGTGGCCTGGTGGCCGGGGGCACAGGCGGAAGCGGGCTATCTGTTCTTTGGTGATGTGCATAAACTGCCTGCGAATGAATACTTTGGTGCGTCGCTGTGGCAGTTATATAAAGGCTTGGATAAACCTCATAAAGCGTTGTTAAAAGTACTATTACTGGAAGCTTACGCCAGTGATTACCCGCGCAGTCAATTGATCACCGATGCCATTTGGCAGAAGGCGCTCGCGGGAGACTTTTCCATCGACAATGACCCCTATCTGCTGCTTTATGACGTTATTGACGTCTACCTGACTCGTGTCGGCGATACCCGACGACTGGAAATTGCCCGTCGCTGTCTGTATCTGAAATGCGGCATTCGCCTTACAGATCAACAACAACCGCAGGATTGGCGCTATCAGCAATTGCGTAAAATGGTGCTGGACTGGGAGTGGCCTTACAGTTTGGTGGCGACGCTGGATAACTGTGATCATTGGCATAGTGGCGAACTGCAATGGTTTAATGCGCAACTCAACGAATTGATGTTGGTGAGTTATCAAACCTTACTGCGCTTCGCTTCTACCCACAGCCTGAGTGAACACTTCAAGATTGAAGACCTCGGATTGCTCACCCGTAAACTGCACACGTATTTCAGCGAAAATGAGCAGCAGATCCTGCGTCTTAATCCCTTATGGAGCCAGAGCCTGGCAGAAAAGCATTTAACGATAGTGCGCAGCTCTCAGTCGCAGAAGCCGAGTTATCTTTATCGTTTGCCGCCAGAGCCGCGACAATTTTTCGGCGAAGTCGCCATTAATAAAGCGGTAGATACCGCCTCCTTAATCGCCTGGGCCTGCTTAAACGGTATCTGTGATAAACACACGCGCTGGCATGAATATGGTCGCAGCAATTCCCGTGGTCGACGTTTACGAAGGGTTGCTCTGCGATTGTTGCCTCATCTGGAAAATCGCCATTGGCGGGTGTCGAAAATGGATTTGTGCCAGCCCTGGCATTATCGCAAAGTCTTGTTGCTGCTGAATCTGGATTACGATCCAACGGTCGACTGGCCTGGACAAGGGCTGATGCTGGATATCCTGGGGAGTAATCTGTTGTCAGTAGGGCAGCAGCAGGTTTGTCTTTTGGGGAGTATTCACCTGATCAGCTTTAACTCCTGGGGGGAGTGGCATTGCCACAGTTTTCAGGGCGAGCAGGCATTGTTGCAGTTGATCAGCTATGTGGCACCCGGGCTTAAGCGGGGCGGTGAAAAAGTTGAACTGGATGTTGTCAGTGCCTCCAAGAAAGTTCAACCTCAATTGGAACACGGGATTCGTCGTCTGCTAAAACAGATTTACCGACTGATCCGCGATGCGCGGGACTCCAGAACCTTGGTTCAGCCATTACAACTCAGAGAGAAACGTTATGGGTTGTTTTTTGACGCACGTGGGGTGAGTTACCGCGATCTATCAGACGTGAAATCCCTTTATCGACAGATGGCGCGTGGCGAGTTGCAGCAGCCGCCCCAACATGAATTAAGCAGTAAACGTCAAATCACCGTACCACAGGTGATCAGGGATTTTGCGGTAAAGGGCATCTTGCAATATTTCCTACAACAACGTGATGGGGTTCTGGATGTATTTGTGATGGATGAACGCAATCAACTCAGCTATTACCTGCAGGCTGGCGCTGATGTTAGCGAGTTGGTGGCGCAACTGACTCGTCACTATGCGTTTGGTGATATTCAGAACTTACGGGACCGCTTTAACTTCCCGCAATTTTTTATGCTGGTGACAGAAGAAAACAAAACGTCGGCGATTCCGTTTGGCTTTGCCTCTGGAACCGGACAGTCAGAATTCTGA
- the cyaY gene encoding iron donor protein CyaY: MAMSDSEYHQLADEMFDLIETAVENAIDNDDADVDIDTTGNVLQLEFTDGSKIVINKQEPLHEIWVATRFGGYHFGYVDGKWLDGRNGGEFLPFVQAAIAKQSGLKLSF, from the coding sequence ATGGCCATGTCAGACAGCGAATATCACCAACTTGCCGACGAAATGTTCGATTTAATCGAAACGGCGGTAGAAAATGCCATTGATAATGACGATGCGGATGTAGACATTGATACGACTGGCAATGTTCTGCAACTGGAATTTACTGACGGCTCAAAGATTGTCATCAATAAACAGGAACCGTTACACGAAATTTGGGTTGCCACACGCTTTGGTGGTTATCACTTTGGCTATGTCGATGGTAAGTGGTTGGATGGCCGCAATGGTGGTGAATTCTTACCTTTCGTACAAGCTGCCATCGCCAAGCAGAGCGGTCTGAAATTATCCTTTTAA
- the xerC gene encoding tyrosine recombinase XerC — protein MTALTESHWLSQFERFLSAERQLSPYTVRNYLSELLRVGELLPDVRRWEEIHYQQLQGVLAKLHRQGLSPRSLSLSLSAQKQFFTFLLREGVIHSNPAKQLSAPKQAKPLPKNLDTDSVSHLLDIEVTDAITARDKAMMELFYSSGLRLAELAALDLQDMDLKQAQVRVLGKGSKERLLPVGSIAVNAINVWLSYRRQLPCQEPALFVTGKGQRLSHRGIQARLAYWGQQQVINGRVHPHKLRHSFATHMLESSGDLRAVQELLGHANLATTQIYTSLDFQHLAKVYDSAHPHAKKDKQRD, from the coding sequence ATGACGGCGCTGACTGAATCACACTGGTTATCGCAATTTGAGCGGTTCCTGAGCGCAGAGCGGCAGTTATCCCCGTATACCGTACGTAACTATCTCAGTGAATTACTGCGAGTGGGTGAGTTATTGCCAGATGTCAGGCGTTGGGAAGAGATTCATTACCAGCAGTTGCAAGGCGTGTTGGCAAAACTGCATCGGCAAGGATTGAGTCCTCGCAGCTTGTCGTTGAGCCTTTCAGCCCAAAAGCAGTTTTTTACGTTCCTGCTGCGTGAAGGGGTTATTCACAGCAATCCAGCGAAACAGTTATCCGCGCCCAAACAAGCTAAACCATTACCTAAGAATCTGGACACCGACAGTGTCAGTCACTTGCTGGATATTGAGGTCACTGACGCTATTACTGCTCGCGATAAAGCCATGATGGAACTGTTTTATTCCAGTGGTTTGCGTTTGGCTGAACTGGCGGCGTTGGATCTGCAAGACATGGACCTGAAGCAGGCTCAGGTCAGAGTTTTGGGGAAGGGCAGTAAAGAACGGTTACTGCCGGTGGGGTCCATTGCAGTCAATGCCATCAATGTGTGGTTAAGTTATCGTCGTCAATTGCCTTGCCAGGAGCCGGCGCTGTTTGTGACAGGCAAAGGACAGCGTCTATCCCACCGCGGGATCCAGGCGCGCTTAGCTTACTGGGGGCAACAGCAAGTGATTAATGGCCGAGTACATCCTCATAAGCTGCGACATTCGTTTGCGACCCATATGCTGGAATCCAGCGGCGATCTGCGCGCAGTACAGGAGCTGTTGGGGCATGCTAATCTGGCAACCACACAAATCTATACCAGTCTGGATTTTCAGCACCTTGCTAAGGTATATGACAGTGCTCATCCGCACGCTAAAAAAGATAAGCAGCGGGATTAA
- a CDS encoding uroporphyrinogen-III synthase, whose translation MKVLLTRPEGRNQSMEDALQQRGIASLTTPLMAIEPIHNPQGTALLDDADIVIFISTNAVEFANQFVTSIWPTNKHYIAVGDATCQALKMLNVAVIPAPDDLQQTEGLLTLPILQTDKVSQRQVLIIRGKGGREVLGDTLQQRGAILSYWEVYQRICPRYDAQQIVKTWQDFGIDTILLTSGEVLTNLLNMLPKEYFPWLQACHIIVPSIRVERQATAAGLSHVTNATAANSQAMLAALSL comes from the coding sequence ATGAAGGTACTGCTGACCCGTCCTGAAGGACGTAATCAGTCAATGGAAGATGCCCTGCAACAGCGGGGCATTGCCTCATTAACGACCCCGTTGATGGCCATTGAGCCTATACATAATCCACAAGGTACTGCTTTGTTGGATGACGCTGATATTGTCATCTTTATCAGCACCAACGCCGTTGAATTCGCCAACCAATTTGTCACCAGTATCTGGCCCACCAATAAGCACTACATTGCTGTGGGCGACGCAACTTGTCAGGCACTGAAGATGTTAAACGTTGCGGTTATTCCCGCCCCCGATGATCTACAGCAAACGGAAGGCTTACTGACACTTCCCATATTGCAAACAGACAAGGTGAGTCAACGCCAGGTGTTGATTATTCGAGGGAAAGGAGGCCGCGAAGTTCTGGGCGATACGCTCCAGCAACGCGGGGCAATTCTCAGTTATTGGGAAGTATATCAACGCATTTGTCCTCGCTACGACGCACAACAAATCGTTAAGACCTGGCAAGATTTCGGCATCGACACTATTTTGCTTACCAGTGGTGAGGTGCTGACAAATCTGTTGAATATGTTACCAAAAGAGTATTTTCCTTGGTTGCAGGCATGTCATATCATAGTTCCTAGTATCCGGGTGGAACGTCAGGCTACAGCTGCGGGATTATCCCATGTTACAAATGCGACAGCAGCCAACAGCCAAGCGATGTTAGCCGCATTATCGCTGTAA
- a CDS encoding uroporphyrinogen-III C-methyltransferase encodes MDNEKPEVERNMSAESDLPQPETEVISPAPATERTPKANSSLALRLVVLITFVIAVLACVGSGYLYWQLQLQSQQTSSMATSMQQALQAPENELRQLAQQLQQSQQASANQQTTIEALLQSDQQLQSKIATLAQRHPNHWLAAEAEYLVRIAGRKLWLEKDPQTAVGLLQAADERIAAMQEPSLVPLRKALAQDIANVQDIKTVDIAGTVFTLDGIIGKLDKMPLHQLGQHEQTADENSQQMSDSVSDWKSNLAKTWKALTEDFFTIRKINTDITPLLSPKQEWYLEENIRNKLLQAQLALYQYNALNYRQSITMARKWIQQYYDLEDEHTQEVLQALQALVNLTLDPINVQQFQCSAQLKQLVTYGKLVPATEAEQ; translated from the coding sequence ATGGACAACGAAAAGCCAGAGGTTGAGCGCAATATGTCAGCCGAATCAGATCTGCCACAGCCCGAGACAGAAGTCATATCCCCGGCGCCCGCTACCGAACGAACCCCCAAAGCTAACAGTTCACTTGCGTTGCGCTTAGTCGTGCTAATCACTTTTGTCATCGCTGTGTTAGCTTGTGTTGGTAGTGGTTATCTTTATTGGCAGTTGCAATTACAGTCACAACAAACTTCTTCGATGGCAACCTCAATGCAGCAAGCATTGCAGGCGCCAGAAAATGAACTCCGTCAATTGGCGCAGCAACTGCAGCAATCCCAGCAAGCATCTGCGAACCAGCAAACGACGATCGAAGCGCTGCTACAAAGTGACCAGCAACTGCAGAGCAAAATTGCCACATTAGCCCAGCGCCACCCTAATCACTGGCTAGCCGCCGAAGCAGAATATCTGGTGAGAATTGCCGGTCGAAAACTATGGTTAGAAAAAGATCCACAAACTGCAGTCGGCTTACTGCAAGCTGCTGACGAACGAATCGCCGCCATGCAAGAACCGTCATTAGTGCCGCTGAGAAAGGCATTAGCGCAAGATATTGCCAATGTGCAGGACATCAAGACCGTAGATATTGCCGGCACTGTGTTTACGTTAGACGGCATTATCGGCAAGCTCGACAAAATGCCGCTGCACCAATTAGGGCAGCATGAGCAAACAGCAGATGAAAATAGCCAGCAGATGTCCGATTCTGTCTCCGACTGGAAGTCCAACCTGGCAAAAACCTGGAAGGCATTGACTGAAGATTTCTTTACCATCCGCAAAATTAACACCGACATCACGCCATTATTATCGCCGAAGCAGGAATGGTATCTAGAAGAAAATATCCGCAATAAATTGCTACAAGCGCAATTGGCGTTATACCAATACAACGCGCTCAATTATCGTCAATCAATCACCATGGCGCGCAAATGGATCCAGCAATATTACGACCTGGAAGATGAACATACGCAGGAAGTGCTACAAGCATTACAGGCATTGGTTAACCTGACGCTGGACCCTATTAATGTGCAGCAATTTCAGTGCAGTGCCCAACTGAAGCAACTGGTCACTTATGGCAAGTTGGTGCCTGCTACGGAGGCTGAACAATGA
- the lysA gene encoding diaminopimelate decarboxylase, which translates to MDYFNFREKHLFAEDCGVAELAKQYGTPLYVYSRATLERHWHAFDSAVAEHPHMICYAVKANANLAVLNLLARMGSGFDIVSGGELARVVAAGGDPAKVVFSGVGKTAAEMKMALDLGIYCFNVESLAELEQLNDVAAGLNTVAPVSLRINPDVDAGTHPYISTGLKENKFGIAMVDAEAAFVRAMELPYLQVKGVDCHIGSQLTELRPFLDAMDRVLALIDRLAEKGIEIHHLDVGGGLGVTYDAENPPMPNVYASALLEKLQGRDLQLIFEPGRAIAANAGIFVTQVLYLKENSGKNFAIVDGAMNDLIRPALYGAWQKIIPVRQYRSTPKVYDIVGPVCETGDFLGKSRELSIRKGDLLAVRSSGAYGFVMSSNYNTRPRVAEIMVDGDSHYVVRERENLQQLWQGEHLLP; encoded by the coding sequence ATGGACTATTTTAATTTTCGTGAGAAGCATCTATTTGCTGAGGATTGCGGTGTAGCGGAGCTGGCAAAACAGTATGGTACGCCGTTGTATGTTTATTCCCGTGCGACATTAGAGCGCCATTGGCATGCGTTTGATTCGGCAGTGGCCGAGCATCCGCACATGATCTGCTACGCGGTGAAAGCCAACGCTAACCTGGCGGTGTTGAATCTACTGGCACGTATGGGCAGTGGTTTTGACATCGTGTCAGGTGGTGAGCTGGCGCGCGTTGTCGCTGCCGGTGGCGATCCTGCCAAAGTGGTGTTTTCCGGGGTAGGTAAAACCGCTGCAGAAATGAAGATGGCGCTGGACTTGGGCATCTATTGTTTCAATGTCGAGTCGCTGGCAGAACTGGAACAGCTGAATGATGTAGCCGCAGGCCTCAATACGGTTGCACCGGTTTCTTTGCGTATTAATCCTGACGTAGACGCAGGCACCCATCCCTATATTTCTACCGGACTGAAAGAAAACAAATTCGGCATTGCAATGGTTGATGCTGAAGCGGCCTTTGTGCGGGCAATGGAATTGCCTTATTTGCAAGTCAAAGGGGTGGATTGCCATATCGGTTCGCAGTTAACCGAGCTGCGACCATTTCTGGATGCTATGGATCGTGTGTTGGCACTGATTGACCGCCTGGCCGAAAAAGGTATCGAAATTCATCATCTGGATGTCGGTGGTGGTTTGGGCGTGACGTATGATGCAGAAAATCCACCGATGCCTAACGTGTATGCCAGCGCCTTGCTGGAAAAATTACAGGGCCGCGATTTGCAACTGATATTTGAGCCCGGGCGTGCGATTGCGGCCAATGCTGGCATTTTTGTTACGCAGGTGCTGTATCTGAAGGAAAACTCAGGGAAAAATTTTGCGATTGTCGATGGGGCGATGAATGACCTGATCCGTCCTGCCTTATACGGTGCATGGCAAAAAATTATTCCAGTGCGTCAGTACCGCAGTACCCCAAAAGTTTACGATATCGTAGGTCCAGTATGTGAAACCGGCGATTTCCTGGGAAAATCCAGAGAGTTATCTATTCGGAAAGGGGATTTGCTGGCCGTGCGTTCCAGCGGTGCTTATGGCTTCGTGATGTCTTCCAACTACAACACTCGCCCACGAGTGGCAGAAATCATGGTCGATGGTGATAGCCATTACGTTGTTAGAGAGCGCGAAAATCTGCAGCAACTCTGGCAAGGTGAACACCTGCTGCCGTAA
- the dapF gene encoding diaminopimelate epimerase translates to MIQFTKMHGLGNDFMVVDAVTQNVFFSPEQIRRLSDRNFGVGFDQLLLVEPPYDPDLDFHYRIFNADGSEVEQCGNGARCFARFVRNKGLTIKQKIKVSTSAGKMTLRLERDGNVTVNMGVPVTDPGRIPFKAKKAEKTYLLQTESQTFLCGAISMGNPHCVIEVDDVSTTDVPQLGAMLTNHERFPKGVNVGFMQIVNEGHIKLRVYERGAAETLACGSGACAAAAVGQLQGKLNQVVRVDLPGGSLTINWEGEGKPLWMTGPAEHVYDGQIQL, encoded by the coding sequence TTGATTCAGTTCACTAAAATGCACGGTTTGGGCAATGACTTTATGGTCGTTGATGCTGTGACCCAGAACGTATTCTTTTCGCCTGAGCAGATCCGGCGATTGTCTGACCGGAATTTCGGGGTCGGGTTTGACCAACTGTTGCTGGTTGAACCGCCGTATGATCCGGATTTAGATTTCCACTACCGTATTTTTAACGCCGACGGCTCTGAAGTGGAGCAGTGCGGTAATGGCGCTCGCTGTTTCGCGCGATTTGTGCGCAATAAAGGCCTGACCATTAAGCAAAAGATTAAGGTGAGCACCTCCGCGGGCAAAATGACCCTGAGACTGGAACGTGATGGTAACGTGACGGTGAATATGGGGGTGCCGGTTACCGATCCCGGTCGCATTCCTTTTAAGGCCAAAAAAGCTGAAAAGACCTATCTTTTACAGACAGAAAGTCAGACGTTTCTGTGTGGTGCCATCTCGATGGGGAATCCCCACTGTGTGATTGAGGTGGATGATGTCAGCACGACTGATGTGCCACAATTGGGTGCAATGCTGACCAACCATGAACGTTTTCCCAAAGGGGTGAATGTAGGCTTTATGCAGATTGTCAACGAAGGCCATATTAAACTGCGGGTATATGAACGCGGTGCGGCGGAGACACTGGCTTGTGGTAGTGGCGCCTGTGCTGCCGCTGCTGTGGGGCAACTGCAAGGTAAATTAAATCAGGTAGTACGGGTCGACCTTCCTGGTGGCAGTTTAACCATCAACTGGGAAGGTGAAGGTAAACCTTTATGGATGACAGGACCGGCAGAACACGTGTACGACGGACAAATACAATTATGA
- a CDS encoding heme biosynthesis HemY N-terminal domain-containing protein, with protein MIRALVYLLIILAGLCLSPFIVGKSGYVYVAFLDWQLETTVTFAVIALVVFYGLLQLLEWLLVGLLHLILSSRYLPQRWRRNAARKHTLVGALALAEEDWPAAERAMRKGAEQGEIPALNYLAAARAAQHQLKVEARDSYLNKAAELPIAFAAVTTTRIRYLLQQGEVVEARALLDTLKPNSKSKIPVIKLAADLYQRQQDWQALKLLLPALAKRKVLTDEVWEALSVKVDQELLQQAANTSIEELDKCWQWLSRSEKSLDANIATYARGLAQHEQRDAAIKLLRKQLKKDVSADIFEAVADIYQAEDTETLSLLQKLAPKLDNHADYQLCMARIYETCRDLSAAKEAWQQLCKLLPKPQYWSALGALQEQLGNNTDALFCYKQASKN; from the coding sequence ATGATCAGAGCGCTGGTTTACCTGCTTATCATTCTGGCAGGTCTCTGTCTTAGCCCCTTCATAGTGGGTAAAAGTGGTTACGTATATGTGGCATTTCTCGACTGGCAGCTCGAGACAACCGTGACATTTGCAGTCATTGCCTTAGTGGTATTCTACGGGTTGTTACAACTACTAGAATGGCTATTGGTCGGACTGTTGCATCTTATCCTTAGTAGTCGTTATCTACCGCAACGCTGGCGCCGTAATGCTGCGCGCAAACACACGCTAGTCGGAGCACTCGCCTTAGCTGAAGAGGACTGGCCTGCGGCAGAGCGAGCGATGCGCAAAGGTGCAGAGCAAGGTGAAATTCCGGCACTGAACTATTTGGCAGCGGCAAGAGCAGCACAACATCAGCTAAAAGTTGAGGCACGAGATAGCTACCTTAATAAAGCCGCCGAACTTCCCATCGCGTTTGCGGCTGTCACAACTACCCGCATCCGTTATTTATTGCAGCAGGGAGAAGTTGTAGAAGCTCGCGCGCTGCTTGATACTCTGAAGCCCAACAGTAAAAGCAAAATTCCCGTCATCAAACTGGCAGCGGATCTTTATCAACGGCAACAAGACTGGCAAGCACTTAAGTTGTTACTTCCCGCCTTAGCCAAGCGCAAAGTATTAACTGATGAAGTGTGGGAGGCGTTATCAGTTAAGGTGGATCAGGAACTGCTGCAGCAAGCAGCCAATACCAGTATTGAGGAATTAGATAAGTGCTGGCAATGGCTTAGCCGTTCAGAAAAAAGTCTGGACGCAAACATCGCGACTTATGCGCGCGGGCTAGCACAACATGAACAGCGTGACGCGGCAATAAAGCTGCTACGTAAACAGTTGAAGAAAGATGTTTCAGCCGACATTTTTGAAGCGGTTGCGGATATCTATCAAGCGGAAGATACCGAAACTTTGTCATTGCTACAAAAACTTGCGCCTAAATTAGATAACCACGCTGATTATCAGTTATGTATGGCAAGAATTTATGAGACGTGCCGCGATTTGTCTGCGGCCAAAGAGGCATGGCAGCAGTTATGTAAGTTACTGCCAAAACCCCAGTACTGGTCAGCACTGGGGGCTCTCCAAGAGCAATTAGGAAATAACACTGACGCACTTTTCTGCTACAAGCAAGCCAGCAAAAATTAA
- the hemC gene encoding hydroxymethylbilane synthase, translating into MSENCIRIATRKSPLAMWQAEFVKAELEKIHPGLVVELLPMSTKGDVILDTPLAKVGGKGLFVKELEVAMLEGQADIAVHSMKDVPVEFPEGLGLEVICKREDPRDAFVSNTYKHLEELPQGAVVGTSSLRRQCQLRERRPDLVIKDLRGNVGTRLSKLDAGDYDAIILAAAGLIRLELKERIASFIPAEDSLPANGQGAVGIECRTDDQRVKALLAPLEHKETRYRVLAERAMNTRLEGGCQVPIGAYAEIDGDDMLLRGLVGNPDGSQVIRGEVKGHKLDAVAMGNALAEELLEKGAKTILDAVYGNN; encoded by the coding sequence ATGTCTGAAAATTGTATTCGCATCGCAACACGTAAAAGTCCGCTGGCTATGTGGCAGGCTGAGTTTGTCAAAGCTGAGCTGGAGAAAATCCATCCAGGACTGGTAGTTGAGTTGTTACCTATGAGTACCAAGGGTGATGTCATTCTTGATACTCCTTTGGCTAAAGTTGGCGGTAAGGGATTGTTTGTCAAAGAGCTGGAAGTTGCCATGCTGGAAGGACAAGCCGATATTGCCGTACATTCCATGAAAGATGTACCGGTTGAGTTCCCAGAAGGGCTCGGACTGGAAGTCATCTGTAAACGTGAAGACCCACGGGATGCGTTTGTGTCTAACACATACAAGCATCTGGAAGAATTGCCACAGGGTGCAGTAGTGGGAACGTCCAGCCTGCGCCGTCAGTGCCAACTGCGTGAACGCCGCCCGGATCTGGTGATCAAGGATCTGCGAGGTAACGTCGGCACACGTCTTAGCAAACTGGATGCCGGTGATTACGATGCCATCATTCTGGCGGCTGCGGGGCTGATCCGCCTTGAGCTTAAAGAACGTATTGCCAGCTTTATTCCAGCAGAAGATTCACTGCCAGCCAACGGTCAGGGTGCGGTAGGGATTGAATGTCGTACCGATGATCAACGCGTAAAAGCCTTACTGGCGCCGTTAGAACATAAGGAAACCCGTTACCGGGTGCTGGCAGAACGCGCAATGAATACCCGCCTCGAAGGGGGATGTCAGGTACCGATTGGTGCTTATGCCGAAATTGATGGCGACGACATGTTACTGCGCGGTTTAGTCGGTAATCCTGACGGTTCACAGGTGATCCGTGGTGAAGTCAAAGGCCACAAACTGGATGCGGTTGCGATGGGTAATGCGCTGGCAGAAGAGTTGCTTGAGAAAGGCGCAAAAACCATTCTGGACGCAGTATACGGTAACAATTAA